In one Candidatus Syntrophosphaera sp. genomic region, the following are encoded:
- the truA gene encoding tRNA pseudouridine(38-40) synthase TruA: protein MARYLMRIMYDGAEFRGWQVQCAGRSIQGDLIDAFRQLGIRHPGLTGSGRTDAGVHALAHFAHFDYQGKMTPRQLILALNNKLREDILITGVWPVEPDFHARFQAMSRSYAYRLAKEKTPLNRLHTGFIPRTHFDLQALLRLAEVLKGRHDFSSLSRDNPLVPNHICEITQLAIEERRETFLFRITADRFLHNMVRRIVGILVNLAHQGLGPAELKRIIEDKDPRQRLVLTAPARGLYLTGVKYPHLQLDETPLPED, encoded by the coding sequence ATGGCACGCTATTTGATGCGGATCATGTATGACGGGGCGGAATTCCGCGGCTGGCAGGTCCAATGCGCGGGGAGGAGCATCCAGGGCGACCTGATCGACGCCTTCCGCCAGCTCGGGATCAGGCATCCCGGCCTCACAGGAAGCGGCCGCACCGACGCCGGAGTCCACGCTTTGGCCCATTTCGCCCATTTCGATTACCAGGGGAAGATGACTCCCCGCCAGCTCATTTTGGCCCTGAACAACAAGCTCCGCGAGGATATCCTGATCACCGGCGTCTGGCCTGTGGAGCCTGATTTCCACGCCCGCTTTCAGGCCATGTCCCGCAGCTACGCCTATCGCCTGGCCAAAGAGAAAACTCCGCTAAACCGGCTCCACACCGGCTTCATCCCCCGCACCCATTTTGACCTGCAAGCCTTGCTGCGCCTGGCCGAAGTCCTCAAAGGACGCCACGACTTTTCCTCCCTCAGCCGGGACAACCCCTTGGTGCCCAATCACATCTGCGAGATCACCCAACTCGCGATAGAGGAACGGCGCGAGACCTTCCTCTTCCGGATCACCGCCGACCGCTTTTTGCACAACATGGTGAGGCGGATCGTGGGCATCCTGGTCAACCTTGCCCATCAGGGTCTGGGGCCCGCTGAACTAAAGCGCATCATCGAGGACAAGGACCCCCGCCAAAGGCTCGTTTTGACCGCTCCGGCTCGGGGTTTGTACCTTACCGGGGTGAAGTATCCGCATTTGCAGCTTGACGAAACTCCCCTGCCTGAGGATTAG